One Glutamicibacter halophytocola DNA segment encodes these proteins:
- a CDS encoding Rv2175c family DNA-binding protein codes for MKEIVELVGQWLTLPDVAEELDVDIRRVHRLLDERAIISVRIGERNIRSIPADFLQDGSVVESLKGTLSVLLDAGYSDEESISWLFTDDDSLPGTPMNALRSGRKTEIRRRAQALAW; via the coding sequence GTGAAGGAAATCGTAGAATTAGTCGGCCAGTGGCTGACCCTGCCAGATGTGGCAGAAGAATTAGATGTAGACATTCGCCGCGTGCACCGCTTGCTGGACGAGCGTGCAATTATCTCGGTGCGAATCGGTGAACGGAACATCCGTTCCATCCCAGCTGATTTTCTCCAAGATGGCTCGGTGGTAGAGAGCCTGAAGGGAACTCTTTCGGTTCTATTGGACGCTGGTTATTCTGACGAAGAGTCAATTTCGTGGCTGTTCACGGACGATGACTCGCTGCCGGGTACGCCGATGAATGCCCTGCGTTCCGGACGTAAAACTGAAATTAGAAGGAGGGCGCAGGCGCTGGCCTGGTAG
- a CDS encoding lytic transglycosylase domain-containing protein, protein MPHESKHVSKHALGVVAGAAIPAAVIGSLALAPAAQAAPVSLPKTSGSLAKAVTPESIKVAEDQIKAHLIASRVSTLGLPAKRDVKEIKIPAGATLSSIAVEYHTSVSELKKLNGLKSDVIIAGKTLKISGNSSSSKSTKGGSSGTTTYTVKNGDTLSAIASKHNMSLSSLLSKNDISASKVIYPGNKLKVNGSSSDTKSPSSHTKSKGSSSGSATYTVKSGDTLGSIAVKHNMSLSSLLSKNNISASKVIYPGDKLKINGSASKNESNASDKKSSSNTSSYTVKSGDTLSGIAAKHQMGLSELLKINNISSSKRIYPGDKIKVSGGSSTSKPQAPSKPKATTSTYTVKSGDTLGGIAVKHGMSLKSLLDLNPEFSASTPLKIGAKLKVSGSSVAPTGETKKDKIGNTFEGRTYADHVVRDANANKDYLDSINVPSRSEMQALIRSTARSMGVDPALAMAHAYQESGFNMRAVSPANAVGVMQVLPSTSDWIASRIGQDLNVLNPRDNVTAGVAVIAYNLDNTDDLDTAIAAYYQGLAGVNKNGMYEDTKRYVASIKAHVKNFR, encoded by the coding sequence ATGCCCCACGAATCCAAACATGTCTCGAAGCATGCGTTAGGCGTAGTAGCAGGCGCGGCCATCCCAGCCGCGGTCATTGGTAGCCTCGCGTTGGCACCTGCCGCGCAGGCAGCCCCCGTATCCCTCCCCAAGACCTCAGGCAGCCTGGCTAAGGCGGTCACCCCAGAATCAATCAAGGTCGCCGAAGACCAGATCAAAGCTCATTTGATCGCGTCGCGGGTCTCAACCCTCGGTTTGCCCGCCAAGCGCGATGTCAAGGAAATCAAGATTCCTGCTGGCGCTACTTTGTCGAGCATCGCTGTCGAGTACCACACTTCTGTCTCCGAGCTGAAGAAGCTCAACGGGCTCAAGAGCGACGTGATCATTGCGGGCAAGACCCTCAAGATCTCCGGCAATTCGTCGAGCTCCAAGTCGACCAAGGGCGGCTCCTCAGGAACGACGACCTATACGGTGAAGAACGGCGATACGCTCAGTGCAATTGCCAGCAAGCACAATATGAGCTTGTCTTCGCTGCTGAGCAAGAACGACATCTCGGCAAGCAAGGTCATCTACCCTGGCAACAAGCTCAAGGTCAACGGCTCCAGCTCAGATACCAAGTCGCCAAGCTCACATACCAAGAGCAAGGGCTCCTCGTCGGGGTCCGCGACTTACACAGTCAAGTCAGGCGACACGCTAGGTAGCATCGCGGTCAAGCACAATATGAGCCTGTCCTCCTTGCTGAGCAAGAACAACATCTCGGCAAGCAAGGTCATTTACCCTGGTGACAAGCTCAAGATCAACGGGTCAGCTTCGAAGAACGAGTCCAATGCTTCTGACAAGAAGTCCTCATCGAACACTTCCAGCTACACCGTCAAGTCAGGCGATACGCTCAGTGGGATTGCGGCCAAGCACCAAATGGGCCTCTCGGAGTTGCTCAAGATCAACAACATCTCCTCGAGCAAGCGCATTTATCCTGGAGACAAGATCAAGGTGTCGGGCGGATCTTCGACGTCGAAGCCGCAGGCCCCAAGCAAGCCCAAGGCTACGACCTCGACTTATACCGTCAAGTCAGGCGATACGCTCGGTGGCATTGCAGTAAAGCACGGCATGTCCTTGAAGTCCCTGTTGGATCTGAACCCTGAATTCAGCGCTAGCACGCCTTTGAAGATTGGTGCCAAGCTCAAGGTTTCAGGTTCCTCGGTAGCTCCGACTGGTGAGACCAAGAAGGACAAAATCGGTAACACCTTCGAAGGCCGCACCTACGCTGATCATGTTGTTCGCGATGCCAACGCGAACAAGGATTACCTGGACTCGATTAATGTCCCAAGCCGCTCCGAAATGCAGGCGCTTATCCGCTCCACGGCGCGGAGCATGGGTGTAGACCCTGCTTTGGCCATGGCACACGCGTACCAGGAATCCGGATTCAACATGCGTGCAGTATCACCTGCCAACGCTGTGGGCGTCATGCAGGTACTTCCTAGCACAAGCGACTGGATTGCTTCCCGAATCGGCCAGGACCTCAACGTCTTGAACCCTCGGGACAATGTCACCGCTGGTGTCGCTGTTATTGCCTACAACTTGGACAACACCGATGACTTGGATACCGCCATTGCGGCGTACTACCAGGGTCTCGCTGGCGTCAACAAGAACGGCATGTACGAAGATACCAAGCGATATGTTGCCAGCATCAAGGCACACGTGAAGAACTTCCGCTAA
- a CDS encoding sensor histidine kinase: MALITEELRQRAALAPGDEDWLHLLVGDWQLVSDLAFSDLVLWFPTGDGSYIALAHVRPSTSHTAFHSDFVGERIRKDLRIMVDRAWESLQVQRSAEQAGNDIIMGLTTVQAIPLVRKNRPVAVITSHFDPNQSRTPSNLELVYRQSADDLLQMGTQGLWPEFSSPTGSRRGAPRVGDGFIRLNVDGAVEFASPNAVSGFRRLGAADVLQGQPLADLTMALVSDRRVVDETLPLVLQGKMPWRTEVEHRGVTLSLRAIPLRNKSKRWGALVLCRDVTELRRREKELVTKDATIREIHHRVKNNLQTVAALLRMQSRRMKSEDGKQGLEQAMRRVSTIASVHDFLSKGLNETVKFDDLMDRQFRLIVEIASPEQRVSTRREGEFGMLDADLATPLSLVINELVTNAVEHGLAQRDGEVSLLAERYLGADRTDWLRVVIEDDGHGLPAEPRREGLGLQIVRTLVTSELSGEIRWDAGESGGTRVVIDMPLDLERRNS; the protein is encoded by the coding sequence ATGGCCCTCATCACCGAAGAATTACGTCAACGTGCCGCGCTAGCACCCGGTGATGAGGACTGGCTCCATCTCCTGGTGGGGGACTGGCAGTTGGTCTCGGACCTTGCGTTCTCAGACCTCGTGCTGTGGTTCCCCACTGGAGATGGTTCATATATCGCCTTGGCCCATGTTCGCCCTTCCACGTCCCATACGGCGTTCCATAGCGATTTCGTGGGAGAGCGAATCCGCAAGGATCTGCGCATCATGGTTGACCGGGCGTGGGAAAGCTTGCAGGTCCAGCGTTCCGCCGAGCAAGCGGGCAACGACATCATCATGGGCCTCACCACCGTCCAGGCGATCCCGCTGGTCCGTAAAAACCGCCCAGTTGCCGTGATCACCTCGCATTTCGACCCAAATCAGTCTCGCACCCCGTCCAACTTGGAATTGGTCTACCGGCAGAGCGCGGATGATCTGCTGCAAATGGGAACTCAGGGTCTATGGCCAGAGTTCTCCAGCCCAACAGGTTCCCGTCGAGGAGCTCCACGTGTGGGGGATGGATTCATCCGCTTGAACGTCGATGGTGCCGTCGAATTCGCCAGTCCCAACGCGGTTTCAGGATTCCGCCGGCTTGGAGCAGCCGATGTGCTCCAAGGCCAGCCCTTGGCGGACCTCACCATGGCCCTGGTTAGCGACCGGCGTGTGGTTGATGAGACGCTTCCCCTGGTGCTTCAGGGCAAAATGCCGTGGCGTACCGAAGTGGAACACCGCGGTGTGACCTTGTCGCTGCGAGCGATCCCCTTGCGCAACAAATCCAAACGCTGGGGTGCCTTGGTGCTCTGCCGCGATGTGACCGAACTTCGTCGGCGAGAAAAAGAACTCGTCACCAAGGATGCCACGATTCGAGAGATCCACCATCGGGTCAAGAACAACTTGCAGACTGTCGCGGCATTGCTGCGCATGCAGTCGCGCCGTATGAAGTCTGAAGATGGCAAGCAGGGCCTTGAACAGGCGATGCGCCGCGTCTCGACCATCGCCTCGGTCCACGATTTCCTGTCCAAGGGATTGAACGAGACAGTGAAGTTTGACGACCTGATGGATCGCCAGTTCCGGCTCATCGTGGAAATCGCTTCGCCTGAACAGCGGGTGTCAACACGACGCGAAGGCGAATTCGGCATGCTCGATGCCGATTTGGCTACGCCATTGTCGCTGGTTATTAATGAGCTGGTGACCAACGCCGTTGAGCATGGGCTGGCGCAACGTGACGGTGAGGTATCGTTGCTGGCCGAACGCTATCTCGGTGCGGATCGGACTGATTGGTTGCGAGTGGTCATCGAAGATGATGGGCACGGCTTGCCTGCGGAGCCTCGCCGCGAAGGGCTGGGCCTGCAGATTGTCCGTACGCTCGTCACGAGCGAGCTCTCTGGTGAAATTCGTTGGGACGCGGGGGAGAGCGGTGGCACCAGGGTTGTCATCGATATGCCATTGGACCTTGAACGCCGAAACTCCTGA
- a CDS encoding NAD-glutamate dehydrogenase translates to MSESFMDATLTPKLVSEYYSQIATEDVAAYRPDELESRVAAHLEIGYEREAESPNVAITRNNGISVVHIVTDDMPFLVDSVTAALVRLNSPIQLVVHPTFVVSRKAETGEIVKISHAGLQHVASGDTAALSDLSTLISAGTETHVESWISVELARELSDEQAEEFVDRLYSVLGDVRIAVKDWPSMLDRAKDIARTLPQTAHAEQIAELPQAAELLDWMADGQFTFLGYREYDLESVNGEDVLVARAGSGLGLMRELETQGPQHLTKRGRITARDKSALIITKANARSTVHRGVYLDYVGVKSFDANGEVNGERRFIGLFSSSVYTSSVKTVPVVREKVQAVLKSTGFAANSHSGKDITTILETYPRDEMFQISVDDLTQAALGILRLQERRRTSVFLRTDDYGRFVTAMVFLPRDRFSTDVRLRVEKELKDSFVAESIEYEAQLGAGALVRLFYRLRLQRDGQLPAVDHAALEERIAKAVRSWSDAIVDTARASLELGDANTLSNAWSEAFPASYKVQFEIEDALKDINLLSSLNDSADSGPIVSFYDPTPVDADSPVSKRMKIFVTQPLLLSRILPVLQDLGLQVVDERPYQLNPEGVGQRYIYDMGLKFDPEIEFSRIEGKLAEAYCAVVRNEAESDSLNALVLREGLSWQQVAMLRAYAHYLLQLGVPNSTGFIANTLVGNASVTHSIVELFQATFDPALSAEASEAGREQAKTKITEALEAVPTLDADTLLRRFVKVIEATKRTNYFTGHQALAFKLAPEEIDFAPFPRPKHELWVYSPRVEGTHFRFGAVARGGLRWSDRREDFRTEVLGLVKAQMVKNSVIVPTGAKGGFYAKQLPNPAQDRAAWMEEGKGAYKVFIRTLLQLTDNMVTDGTGEHIVPPENIVRRDGDDSYLVVAADKGTASFSDIANSLSAEKGHWLGDAFASGGSVGYDHKGMGITARGAWESVKRHFFQLGIDTQRDEFTAVGVGDMSGDVFGNGLRRTPTVKLVAAFDHRDIFLDPNPDAQVAFDERQRLYDLPRSSWADYNKDLISAGGGVYSRSLKSIPISAEIRAVLGLAENTVKMSPNELLKAILSAPVDLLYNGGIGTYVKASSETHGQVGDRANDAIRIDGQDLRAKVVGEGGNLGMTQLGRIEAARRGVLLNTDAIDNSAGVDTSDREVNIKIFVDRQIAAGNLTADERTDFLLSMTDNVGDLVLKTNFEQNILLLNEKHAALTWAPAYERLMQWLESAADLNRELEFLPSTAALEERRSSGGSMTTPELSVLAAYSKIQLANALTESDLADDPYFAETLRRYFPEKLVERFGDQLESHPLRKEIIATVIANDIVNVGGITYVFRAMEETGASEVQIAKVFCALREVYGFDRQFDAINAQPAGTSLKHWGRQHHDMRRLLDRATRWFINRVDETLLVTEAVTRFQNTVTELRKALPSILRGNDLVRFNEWRDEALGFGIPELRASMWATQFESYALLDIAEYVHRASVAPVQVAETYFVLYDLFGVDSLLNRITMLPRSDRWQALARAAMRDDLYTTIMDLTGNILDAHGDIADPAERVAAWEEANAANLDRAKTMFEEVNSLERDDMASLSVALRLLRSIVRR, encoded by the coding sequence ATGTCAGAATCATTCATGGATGCGACTCTCACCCCAAAATTGGTGAGCGAGTACTATAGCCAAATTGCGACCGAGGACGTGGCGGCCTACCGGCCAGACGAACTCGAGTCCCGCGTGGCTGCACACCTAGAAATCGGCTACGAACGCGAAGCGGAAAGCCCCAACGTCGCGATTACGCGAAACAACGGAATCTCGGTGGTGCACATTGTCACCGATGACATGCCGTTCTTGGTTGACTCGGTCACCGCGGCATTGGTGCGGCTTAATTCACCGATCCAGCTGGTAGTGCACCCAACGTTCGTGGTTTCCCGCAAAGCCGAGACGGGCGAGATCGTGAAGATCAGCCACGCCGGTCTGCAGCACGTGGCAAGCGGCGACACCGCGGCCCTGTCGGATCTGAGCACGCTCATTTCTGCAGGAACCGAAACTCACGTTGAATCGTGGATTTCTGTTGAGCTTGCACGCGAGCTGAGCGACGAACAGGCGGAGGAATTCGTAGATCGCCTGTACAGTGTCCTGGGCGATGTGCGCATTGCCGTCAAGGACTGGCCGTCAATGCTCGACCGCGCCAAGGACATCGCACGTACCTTGCCGCAGACCGCGCATGCAGAGCAGATTGCCGAGCTTCCCCAAGCTGCGGAATTGCTGGACTGGATGGCGGACGGACAATTCACCTTCCTTGGCTACCGAGAATATGACCTTGAATCCGTCAATGGCGAAGATGTCCTGGTAGCACGCGCCGGCAGCGGCCTGGGACTCATGCGCGAATTGGAAACGCAGGGGCCACAGCACCTGACCAAGCGCGGTCGCATTACCGCTCGCGACAAGAGCGCACTGATCATCACCAAGGCCAACGCCCGCTCAACGGTGCACCGTGGCGTGTACTTGGACTACGTCGGCGTCAAGAGCTTTGACGCTAACGGCGAGGTAAACGGCGAGCGTCGTTTCATCGGCCTGTTCTCGTCAAGCGTCTACACCTCGAGCGTCAAGACCGTACCCGTGGTCCGCGAAAAGGTCCAAGCCGTGTTGAAAAGCACCGGATTTGCCGCGAACTCCCACTCGGGCAAAGACATCACGACGATTCTGGAAACCTATCCTCGTGATGAGATGTTCCAGATTTCCGTCGACGATCTGACCCAGGCTGCCTTGGGCATCCTGCGCCTGCAGGAACGCCGGCGAACCTCCGTGTTCCTGCGCACCGACGACTACGGCCGCTTCGTGACGGCAATGGTGTTCTTGCCGCGAGATCGTTTCTCGACGGACGTGCGACTGCGCGTTGAAAAGGAACTCAAGGACAGCTTCGTCGCGGAATCCATTGAGTATGAAGCTCAGCTCGGTGCCGGCGCACTGGTGCGCTTGTTCTACCGCCTGCGCCTGCAGCGCGATGGCCAGCTTCCTGCAGTGGATCACGCCGCGCTGGAAGAGCGCATTGCCAAGGCAGTTCGCTCGTGGTCCGACGCCATCGTCGATACCGCGCGGGCAAGCCTGGAGCTAGGCGACGCCAATACCCTTTCGAACGCGTGGTCCGAAGCTTTCCCGGCCTCGTACAAAGTTCAGTTCGAGATCGAAGACGCGCTCAAAGACATCAACCTGCTCTCCAGCCTGAACGACTCTGCTGACAGCGGCCCGATCGTATCCTTCTACGACCCAACCCCGGTTGACGCAGATTCGCCAGTGTCCAAGCGCATGAAGATCTTCGTGACTCAGCCGCTGCTGCTGTCACGTATTTTGCCGGTCTTGCAGGATCTCGGTCTTCAGGTCGTCGATGAGCGTCCCTACCAGCTGAACCCGGAGGGCGTCGGACAGCGCTACATCTATGACATGGGCCTGAAATTCGACCCGGAGATCGAATTCAGCCGCATCGAAGGCAAGCTGGCTGAAGCTTACTGCGCCGTAGTACGCAATGAGGCGGAATCCGATAGCCTCAACGCCTTGGTGCTGCGTGAAGGCCTTTCCTGGCAGCAAGTAGCCATGCTTCGTGCCTACGCCCACTACCTCTTGCAGCTCGGGGTGCCGAACTCGACCGGCTTCATCGCCAACACCCTGGTCGGCAACGCCTCGGTCACGCACAGCATCGTCGAGCTGTTCCAAGCGACCTTCGATCCTGCGCTCAGCGCGGAAGCATCTGAGGCTGGCCGTGAACAGGCAAAAACGAAGATCACCGAGGCCTTGGAAGCTGTTCCAACTCTGGACGCAGATACGCTGCTTCGTCGTTTCGTGAAGGTCATCGAAGCCACAAAGCGCACCAATTACTTCACCGGCCACCAGGCTTTGGCCTTCAAGCTTGCGCCTGAGGAGATCGACTTCGCGCCGTTCCCTCGCCCCAAGCACGAGCTTTGGGTCTATTCGCCGCGTGTTGAGGGAACCCACTTCCGTTTCGGCGCCGTGGCCCGAGGCGGGCTGCGCTGGTCGGACCGTCGAGAAGATTTCCGCACCGAAGTCCTGGGCCTGGTGAAAGCCCAGATGGTCAAGAACTCCGTGATCGTTCCGACTGGTGCCAAGGGCGGCTTCTACGCCAAGCAGCTTCCGAACCCGGCACAAGATCGCGCTGCCTGGATGGAAGAAGGCAAGGGAGCCTACAAGGTCTTCATCCGCACGCTCTTGCAGCTCACGGACAACATGGTCACGGACGGAACCGGGGAGCACATTGTTCCCCCTGAAAACATCGTCCGCCGTGACGGTGATGATTCGTACCTAGTTGTTGCCGCCGATAAGGGCACCGCCAGCTTCTCCGACATCGCTAACTCGCTCTCTGCGGAAAAGGGCCATTGGCTGGGCGATGCCTTTGCCTCCGGAGGCTCCGTGGGCTACGACCACAAGGGCATGGGCATTACAGCCCGCGGTGCTTGGGAGTCCGTGAAGCGCCACTTCTTCCAGTTGGGTATCGACACCCAGCGCGATGAGTTCACCGCGGTAGGTGTCGGCGACATGTCTGGCGACGTGTTTGGCAACGGCTTGCGTCGTACTCCAACGGTCAAGCTCGTGGCTGCCTTCGATCACCGTGATATCTTCCTGGATCCGAATCCTGATGCCCAAGTCGCGTTTGACGAGCGCCAACGCCTCTATGACCTGCCCCGCTCCAGCTGGGCAGACTACAACAAGGACCTGATCTCGGCCGGCGGCGGCGTGTACTCACGCAGCTTGAAGTCGATTCCCATCAGCGCCGAGATTCGTGCCGTGCTGGGCTTGGCGGAGAACACCGTCAAGATGAGCCCCAATGAATTGCTGAAGGCAATCTTGTCGGCTCCGGTTGACCTCCTGTACAACGGCGGCATCGGGACGTACGTCAAGGCCTCCAGCGAAACCCATGGCCAGGTAGGCGACCGTGCGAACGATGCGATTCGCATCGACGGGCAGGATCTGCGCGCCAAGGTGGTTGGCGAGGGCGGTAACCTCGGCATGACCCAGCTTGGCCGTATCGAAGCTGCGCGCCGTGGCGTCCTGTTGAACACCGACGCCATCGACAACTCGGCCGGTGTGGACACCTCGGACCGCGAGGTCAACATCAAGATCTTCGTGGACCGCCAGATTGCCGCCGGCAATCTCACCGCCGATGAGCGCACTGATTTCCTGCTGTCGATGACCGACAATGTGGGAGACCTGGTTCTGAAAACCAACTTTGAGCAAAACATACTCTTGCTCAATGAAAAGCATGCCGCGTTGACGTGGGCTCCTGCCTACGAGCGTCTGATGCAATGGCTGGAAAGCGCAGCGGATCTGAACCGCGAGCTCGAATTCCTGCCAAGCACCGCAGCGCTGGAGGAACGCCGCTCCTCAGGTGGATCGATGACAACGCCGGAACTGTCGGTGCTGGCTGCCTACTCCAAGATCCAATTGGCCAATGCCCTGACAGAATCAGATTTGGCCGACGATCCGTACTTTGCTGAAACCCTGCGCCGCTACTTCCCTGAGAAGCTCGTGGAACGCTTTGGCGATCAGTTGGAGAGCCACCCGCTGCGCAAGGAAATCATCGCTACGGTGATCGCCAACGACATTGTGAACGTCGGAGGCATTACCTATGTCTTCCGCGCAATGGAAGAGACCGGCGCTAGCGAGGTCCAGATTGCCAAGGTCTTCTGCGCGTTGCGTGAGGTGTACGGCTTCGATCGACAGTTCGATGCAATCAACGCCCAGCCAGCCGGAACGAGCCTGAAGCACTGGGGACGCCAGCACCATGACATGCGCCGACTGCTGGATCGGGCCACGCGCTGGTTCATTAACCGTGTTGATGAGACCCTGCTGGTCACCGAGGCCGTAACGCGGTTCCAGAACACCGTGACCGAGCTGCGCAAGGCATTGCCATCGATCCTTCGGGGCAACGACCTGGTTCGCTTTAACGAATGGCGCGACGAAGCCCTGGGCTTCGGCATTCCGGAGTTGCGTGCCAGCATGTGGGCTACTCAGTTCGAGTCCTATGCCTTGCTCGATATTGCAGAGTATGTGCACCGTGCTTCGGTTGCCCCGGTCCAGGTCGCCGAGACGTACTTCGTGCTCTACGATCTGTTCGGCGTGGACAGCCTCTTGAACCGGATCACCATGTTGCCGCGTTCGGACCGCTGGCAGGCACTGGCTCGCGCGGCGATGCGCGATGACCTGTACACCACCATCATGGACCTGACCGGTAACATCTTGGATGCTCATGGCGACATTGCGGATCCTGCAGAGCGTGTTGCTGCGTGGGAAGAGGCAAACGCGGCTAACCTTGATCGTGCGAAGACTATGTTCGAGGAAGTAAACAGCCTCGAACGCGACGACATGGCTTCACTGTCCGTGGCACTTCGCCTGTTGCGTTCCATCGTAAGAAGGTAA
- a CDS encoding AAA family ATPase, with product MSISVVLLGEQESMVRQIESYQGELIVTRVCSEIAEAVAACLTAGAEVLLIADAQQFPLMEQVDELLSQGTAVVYLLDGSAAISPMPEVLQLPADIAMSDLEQRITATVRSLKLPEGSPEKDDRETTDLEPRDKGRIVSFWSAPGSPGRSTVALNFAVEAAAAGRSVVLLDADTYAASISIQLGLMDESASVAQICRIMDSGSADISRLNAACSLVQVGDTTIRVGTGIPRSSRWPEVRPSALRRATLAFKDHYDLVVLDVAPHIALDEQLSFDTQAPQRNAVTVEMLGCSDDIFMVVQSDSVGIPRALRAIDELEESHADLQPKIIFNRVSVSRSGRSPKRRLIEAWDRFGPMHDVVGFLPNDSAVCSASVLAGSPLLEIAPRSSLRMEIRSLAGIKSSNLPKKRVSRRFSKSA from the coding sequence ATGAGTATCTCCGTAGTCCTGTTGGGTGAACAGGAATCCATGGTTCGCCAAATTGAGAGCTATCAAGGCGAACTGATCGTCACCAGAGTCTGTTCCGAAATCGCAGAAGCGGTTGCAGCCTGTCTAACGGCTGGCGCGGAGGTGCTTCTGATCGCCGATGCTCAACAATTTCCCCTCATGGAACAGGTTGATGAACTGTTGAGTCAGGGCACCGCGGTTGTATATTTGCTCGATGGCTCAGCTGCTATCAGTCCGATGCCCGAGGTGCTGCAGCTTCCGGCCGATATCGCGATGTCCGACTTGGAACAACGAATCACGGCAACCGTTCGATCCCTGAAACTGCCAGAAGGGAGCCCGGAAAAGGATGATCGGGAGACGACAGATCTCGAACCAAGGGACAAGGGGAGGATAGTTTCCTTCTGGAGTGCTCCGGGGTCTCCAGGACGCAGCACAGTGGCTCTGAACTTTGCCGTCGAGGCAGCGGCTGCAGGCAGATCCGTTGTCTTGCTGGATGCCGACACGTACGCTGCGTCGATCTCTATTCAACTTGGCCTGATGGATGAGTCAGCGTCCGTAGCGCAAATTTGTCGCATCATGGATTCCGGAAGCGCCGACATTAGCCGCCTCAATGCAGCGTGCTCGCTTGTCCAAGTAGGGGACACAACCATCCGGGTGGGCACCGGGATTCCCCGATCCAGCCGTTGGCCAGAAGTCAGGCCGTCCGCACTGCGTCGAGCGACTCTGGCGTTCAAGGACCATTACGATTTGGTTGTCTTGGACGTCGCACCGCATATCGCATTGGATGAGCAGTTAAGTTTCGATACCCAAGCACCGCAACGCAATGCCGTGACGGTTGAGATGCTGGGCTGCTCGGATGACATTTTCATGGTGGTGCAATCAGATAGCGTCGGCATTCCACGAGCCCTTCGAGCTATTGATGAACTTGAAGAATCCCATGCTGATCTACAACCGAAAATCATCTTCAACAGAGTCAGCGTTTCCCGTAGCGGAAGAAGCCCGAAGCGCAGACTTATCGAAGCTTGGGATCGCTTTGGTCCGATGCACGACGTCGTTGGCTTTCTGCCTAATGACAGCGCGGTATGCAGTGCGTCAGTGTTAGCAGGGAGCCCTTTACTCGAGATAGCTCCCAGAAGTTCATTGCGTATGGAAATACGTTCCTTGGCAGGCATAAAATCTTCGAATCTACCCAAGAAACGGGTTAGTCGTCGTTTTAGCAAGTCGGCATGA
- a CDS encoding LysM peptidoglycan-binding domain-containing protein: protein MKMRTQITLVLFSSACFVVIYVGISSILDFASTAKSGVEPAEYIKFLASISAFFLAALLAVRVAAAKALAWAAQHEHRRVLRFFHWIAPRFTRRILSSIVGTSIALSATVAANAGGTIPEAGLQNAYTADSGSLPGATEATQQTVPSAQWFPEQVSVQLDRLVSSSAQPKQEPRRTTTEVVVAQGENLWSISATHLGAQATAEEISVYWPQIYQANRQAIGPDPNHLEVGTVLVLPPAE from the coding sequence ATGAAGATGCGCACACAGATCACGCTCGTCCTCTTCTCGAGCGCGTGCTTCGTCGTCATTTATGTGGGAATAAGTTCAATCCTCGATTTTGCCTCCACGGCAAAGTCCGGCGTGGAACCGGCAGAGTACATCAAATTCTTGGCCAGCATTTCGGCCTTTTTCCTCGCTGCCTTGCTAGCCGTACGCGTAGCAGCAGCAAAGGCGCTAGCCTGGGCGGCACAGCATGAGCACCGACGGGTCCTCAGGTTTTTCCATTGGATTGCGCCGCGGTTCACCCGGCGGATCCTCAGCTCCATCGTTGGCACTTCGATTGCGCTCTCTGCCACCGTGGCCGCAAACGCCGGTGGAACAATTCCGGAGGCTGGCCTTCAGAACGCATATACCGCTGACAGCGGGAGCTTGCCAGGGGCAACAGAGGCAACTCAGCAAACCGTCCCCAGCGCCCAATGGTTTCCCGAGCAGGTCTCCGTGCAGCTAGACCGGCTGGTCTCTTCAAGTGCCCAGCCGAAGCAGGAACCTCGAAGAACCACCACTGAGGTGGTCGTGGCCCAAGGCGAGAACTTATGGAGCATCTCCGCAACGCACCTCGGCGCGCAGGCGACGGCAGAGGAGATTTCCGTTTATTGGCCACAGATCTACCAAGCCAATCGCCAAGCCATTGGTCCGGATCCCAACCACTTGGAGGTCGGAACGGTTCTCGTCCTTCCCCCAGCCGAATAA
- a CDS encoding Rv3235 family protein yields the protein MSTITISARSTAALPVPRSTEWTSRESSGPGAPCEAPAHLRRALDHIFHRSEVCRSEHRAIVEITHSVARAVFEIVAGYRSVSQLAFVMEPSCIAKLQRRALLETAQYTLEPVPGTAHGQILSLHLDRCLSGSWECTAILGFKNRVRAVALKIEPWHGRWQVTDVELI from the coding sequence ATGAGTACCATCACCATCAGCGCACGTTCCACGGCAGCTCTCCCTGTCCCCCGTTCCACGGAATGGACTTCCCGCGAATCATCCGGGCCTGGGGCACCCTGCGAAGCCCCAGCACACCTGCGAAGGGCGTTGGACCACATATTTCATCGTTCGGAGGTTTGCCGTTCAGAGCACCGGGCCATCGTGGAAATAACCCATTCCGTGGCGCGTGCAGTTTTCGAAATAGTTGCCGGGTACCGAAGCGTGAGCCAGCTGGCCTTTGTCATGGAACCAAGTTGCATCGCCAAGCTACAGCGCCGAGCTCTGCTGGAGACGGCGCAATATACCCTGGAACCTGTGCCCGGCACCGCGCACGGCCAAATACTCTCGTTGCATTTGGACCGCTGCCTGTCCGGCAGCTGGGAGTGCACCGCCATCCTCGGCTTTAAAAACCGCGTCCGTGCCGTGGCTCTCAAAATTGAGCCATGGCACGGACGCTGGCAAGTCACCGACGTGGAACTAATCTAA